One Rosa chinensis cultivar Old Blush chromosome 5, RchiOBHm-V2, whole genome shotgun sequence genomic region harbors:
- the LOC112203420 gene encoding pentatricopeptide repeat-containing protein At3g22470, mitochondrial gives MGNNSAAIQLLEKMEERGCKPHIVAYNTIIDSLCKDTLVDEALNLFSEMITRGIAPDVVTYNSLIQGDCNIGRWKEATRLLTVMVSCNIFPNVFTFNVLVNALCKQGMVAEAESVVEMMSQRGIEPNMITYISLMDGYCLRGDMNEAKQVFDLMISKGSMVDVQSCDILINGYCKGKMIDKAHNIFKEMPLRGLVPDIVTYNTFIDGFRKARRLQEAEKLFSEMQGCGQHPNIQTYAVLLDALCSNQQLSKAIELLREMKDKKLELDIVLYTIIIKGLLKAGKIESATEVFSGLSSTVVQPNVWKYNIMIKGLCNGGLLVEAEKLFREMEQKGCSADGCTYNTIIRGFIINNEAASRAMGLMHEMVERGFSADASTMELIVNLLSKDRVDPTMLPLLKNS, from the coding sequence ATGGGAAACAACAGTGCAGCTATTCAATTACTTGAGAAGATGGAAGAAAGAGGATGCAAGCCTCACATAGTTGCCTATAACACCATCATCGACAGTCTTTGTAAGGATACACTAGTTGATGAAGCATTGAACCTCTTCTCAGAAATGATTACCAGAGGTATTGCTCCAGATGTTGTTACTTACAACTCTTTGATTCAAGGAGATTGCAATATAGGCAGGTGGAAAGAGGCTACAAGGTTGTTGACTGTAATGGTGAGTTGTAATATCTTTCCAAATGTATTCACCTTCAATGTCTTGGTTAATGCGCTTTGTAAGCAGGGGATGGTTGCGGAAGCTGAAAGTGTTGTTGAGATGATGAGTCAAAGAGGAATTGAACCTAACATGATAACATACATTTCCCTTATGGACGGTTACTGTTTGCGAGGAGATATGAACGAGGCGAAACAAGTTTTTGATCTTATGATTAGCAAGGGCTCCATGGTTGATGTTCAGAGTTGTGACATATTGATTAACGGATATTGCAAGGGTAAAATGATCGATAAGGCTCACAATATTTTCAAGGAAATGCCTCTTCGGGGACTTGTTCCTGATATTGTTACTTATAACACTTTTATTGATGGTTTTCGTAAAGCGAGGAGACTACAAGAAGCAGAAAAGTTGTTCTCCGAGATGCAAGGTTGTGGCCAACATCCAAATATTCAAACTTATGCTGTTTTACTTGATGCCCTATGTAGCAACCAGCAACTTTCAAAGGCAATAGAATTGCTTAGAGAGATGAAGGACAAGAAGTTGGAACTGGATATTGTACTTTACACTATTATCATTAAAGGTTTGTTGAAAGCCGGGAAAATTGAATCTGCAACAGAGGTGTTCTCTGGTTTGTCATCAACAGTAGTTCAGCCTAATGTGTGGAAATACAATATAATGATTAAGGGACTTTGTAACGGTGGCCTCTTAGTTGAAGCAGAAAAGTTGTTTAGAGAAATGGAACAAAAGGGCTGTTCTGCTGATGGCTGTACCTATAACACAATTATTCGGGGGTTTATCATTAATAATGAAGCTGCATCAAGGGCTATGGGACTTATGCACGAAATGGTCGAGAGGGGTTTCTCTGCAGATGCATCAACTATGGAATTGATAGTTAATTTATTGTCAAAGGATAGAGTAgatcccactatgttgccattGTTGAAAAATTCATGA